From the genome of Lutzomyia longipalpis isolate SR_M1_2022 chromosome 2, ASM2433408v1, one region includes:
- the LOC129788546 gene encoding CAD protein-like yields the protein MSCGKDFEDTMGVCNLVLNDGTILHGESFGFLGDVDGEVVFTTSMVGYTEQMSDPSFEGQILVFTYPLIGNYGIPCDNKTDQWGLLEFFESIFNCAAIVVGEYCRAPSHWLKSKTLDEWMQDKKIPGISGVDTRLLTKKIRESGVLLGRIVQGKADESSPKASFSDPNATNLVDKVSLKAPKTFNPDGKIRICAIDCGLKFNQIRCLAKRGARVDVVPWNHPIDGKNFDGLFLSNGPGDPSMCKETIENIRKFLNNSERVKPIFGICLGHQLLSLAIGCKTKKMKYGNRGVNLPCLHHDTGKCFMTSQNHGYAVDVDTLPADWEVLFTNVNDQSNEGIVHKTLPYFSTQFHPEHFGGPEDLEILFDVFLRLVQEGIQGKVGCAKDELIASLSSPMPDAIERPTKVLILGSGGLSIGQAGEFDYSGSQAIKALREEKIQTILINPNIATVQTSKGMADKVYFLPITPEYVEQVIKAERPSGVLLSFGGQTGLNCGVELDKLGIFRKYNVKILGTPIQSIIMTEDREIFAQHMEMIGEKVAPSEIAHNVEECLRSAKRLGYPVMIRAAFSLGGLGSGFANNEAELRNLANQALAHSSQLIIDKSLRGWKEVEYEVVRDAFDNCITVCNMENVDPLGIHTGESIVVAPCQTLNNREWNMLRTCALKAIRHLGVVGECNIQYALNPNSEEYFIIEVNARLSRSSALASKATGYPLAYVAAKLALGKSLHELRNSVTGVTTACFEPSLDYLVVKAPRWDLSKFARVTRKIGSSMKSVGEVMSIGRNFEEAFQKALRMVDDSVPGFDPYLKPVNDAELMEPTDKRMFHLAAAIKAGYSVDKLYELTKIDRFFLEKMKRIIDYTTFLERQSSSSLNGEMLMKGKKMGFSDKQIAKAIKSTELAVRKLRSEKNIVPFCKQIDTVAGEWPAATNYLYLTYHGMEADLEFPGGYTIVVGSGVYRIGSSVEFDWCAVNCLMELRKMNVKTIMINYNPETVSTDYDMCDRLYFEEITFEVVMNIYEMEQPYGIILCMGGQQPNNIAMNLFLAHARILGTCPEKIDKAENRFKFSRALDTKGILQPRWKELTNFDEALEFCKEVGYPCLVRPSYVLSGAAMNVAHSDKDLEAYLSAASEVNKDHPVVISKFIMEAKEIDVDAVARDGGILCLAISEHVENAGVHSGDATLVTPPQDINDETLAKIREIANDIAKLLDVSGPMNMQLIAKNNELKVIECNVRVSRSFPFVSKTLGHNFIETATKVIMNKLVSPVDVVRGSVKIGVKVPQFSFSRLAGADVMLGVEMASTGEVACFGDNRYEAYLKGMLSTGFKIPKKAILLSIGRHRHKMELLPSVKTLQEMGYKLYASMDSADFYSQQGIKINPVRWEFDSVASCSEQKSDVDEIKELSDFLSSENFDLVINIPMSGGGARRVSSFITHGYRTRRLAVDHSVPLITDVKCAKMFIEALRQCGGQAPLLRHHTDCLNKLRQLPGFIDVHTHVREPGNTNKEDYRTCTAAALAGGITMILAMPNTNPCVTDKKSFEMVKDLAKANARCDYAIFVGASLNNFDTISEFSSEAAALKMYLNETSTNLMLKDMIEWHEYAKKWPKNAPLVIHGGIMAVGTMIFLSSIVDRPIHICHVARKEEIHLIRVAKEKGLKVTCEVCPHHLFLSREDIPRIGEKLSEVRPVLCSKEDQRALWDNLDVIDIFATDHAPHTYEEKTRSENGLPGFPILETILPLLLNAVSEGRLTLEDIVKRFHLNPKKIFNLPDQPNTYVEVDMDETWEIPKFTKYCKSQWTPFHGMKIRGKVHRVVLRGEEVFVDDEVLAKPGFGQNVRENAPKGCLVDVEAVEPLGDSKLIDESTPIPAKRKSRFGFSCCMGTDV from the exons ATGTCTTGTGGAAAAGACTTTGAGGATACCATGGGTGTGTGTAATTTGGTGCTTAATGACGGGACTATCCTGCACGGGGAGAGCTTTGGCTTTCTCGGCGATGTGGACGGAGAGGTGGTCTTCACGACTTCCATGGTGGGCTATACGGAACAGATGTCTGATCCCTCCTTTGAGGGACAGATCCTCGTCTTCACGTACCCCCTCATTGGGAACTACGGCATTCCGTGTGACAATAAGACTGACCAGTGGGGCCTCCTGGAGTTCTTTGAGTCCATTTTCAACTGTGCTGCGATTGTGGTGGGTGAGTACTGTCGAGCCCCATCGCACTGGCTCAAATCAAAGACTCTGGATGAGTGGATGCAGGACAAGAAGATTCCCGGAATTAGTGGCGTTGATACGAGATTGCTGACCAAGAAGATTCGGGAATCCGGAGTGTTGCTTG GGCGTATTGTACAAGGGAAGGCCGATGAAAGTTCCCCAAAGGCATCATTCTCTGACCCAAATGCAACAAATTTGGTGGATAAAGTTTCCCTGAAGGCGCCGAAGACATTCAATCCTGACGGGAAGATTCGCATTTGTGCCATTGATTGTGGATTGAAATTCAACCAGATCCGGTGCTTGGCTAAACGTGGAGCAAGAGTTGATGTCGTCCCGTGGAATCATCCCATCGATGGGAAGAATTTTGACGGATTATTCCTCAGCAATGGGCCAGGAGATCCGTCAATGTGCAAGGAGACCATTGAGAACATTCGCAAGTTCCTCAACAATTCGGAGAGAGTTAAGCCAATCTTTGGCATCTGCCTGGGGCATCAGCTACTCAGCTTGGCCATTGGGTGCAAAACGAAGAAGATGAAGTACGGGAATCGTGGCGTGAATCTTCCGTGTTTGCACCACGACACCGGCAAGTGCTTCATGACATCCCAGAATCATGGATATGCCGTCGATGTGGACACCCTTCCGGCGGATTGGGAAGTTCTCTTCACGAATGTCAATGATCAATCCAATGAGGGCATTGTGCACAAGACTCTGCCTTATTTCAGCACTCAATTCCATCCCGAACACTTCGGTGGCCCTGAAGATTTGGAAATTCTCTTTGATGTCTTCCTCCGGCTCGTTCAGGAGGGAATTCAGGGCAAAGTAGGATGCGCCAAGGATGAATTGATCGCATCATTGTCTTCCCCAATGCCAGATGCAATCGAAAGACCCACAAAGGTCCTCATTTTGGGATCAGGAGGACTCTCAATTGGCCAGGCGGGAGAATTTGATTACTCCGGCTCACAGGCAATAAAAGCTCTTCgagaggagaaaattcaaacaatccTGATCAACCCCAATATTGCAACGGTGCAGACGTCCAAGGGGATGGCGGATAAAGTCTACTTCCTGCCCATTACGCCGGAATACGTTGAGCAAGTTATCAAGGCGGAGAGACCTTCGGGAGTCCTCTTGAGCTTCGGTGGCCAGACTGGGCTCAATTGTGGCGTTGAATTGGATAAATTGGGCATCTTCCGGAAGTACAATGTGAAGATTCTCGGGACGCCCATTCAGTCGATTATCATGACTGAAGATCGAGAAATCTTTGCTCAGCACATGGAGATGATTGGGGAGAAAGTTGCCCCATCGGAGATTGCTCACAACGTCGAGGAATGCCTCCGATCGGCCAAGAGATTGGGCTATCCTGTGATGATTCGTGCTGCATTTTCTCTCGGCGGTTTAGGTTCGGGTTTCGCCAACAATGAAGCAGAACTCCGGAATTTGGCTAATCAGGCATTGGCTCACTCCAGTCAGCTAATCATTGACAAGTCCCTGCGTGGGTGGAAGGAGGTGGAGTATGAGGTTGTTCGCGATGCCTTTGATAATTGCATAACGGTGTGCAATATGGAGAATGTGGATCCTCTGGGGATTCACACGGGCGAGAGTATTGTCGTCGCACCGTGTCAGACGCTCAACAATCGCGAATGGAATATGCTGCGAACTTGCGCTCTGAAGGCCATTCGGCATCTGGGCGTTGTTGGTGAATGCAACATTCAGTACGCTCTGAATCCCAACAGCGAAGAGTATTTCATCATTGAGGTGAATGCACGTCTGTCCAGGAGTTCAGCTCTTGCCAGCAAAGCCACGGGGTACCCACTGGCCTATGTTGCAGCTAAATTAGCTCTCGGGAAGTCTCTGCATGAGCTACGGAATTCCGTGACGGGCGTCACAACGGCCTGTTTTGAGCCGAGTCTCGATTATTTGGTCGTGAAGGCACCACGTTGGGATTTATCGAAATTCGCCCGGGTCACGCGGAAGATTGGCAGCAGCATGAAGAGCGTGGGTGAGGTGATGTCAATTGGGCGGAACTTCGAGGAGGCCTTCCAGAAAGCCCTGAGAATGGTGGATGATTCAGTGCCGGGCTTTGATCCGTATTTGAAGCCCGTAAATGATGCTGAACTAATGGAGCCCACGGATAAGAGGATGTTCCATTTGGCAGCGGCCATCAAGGCAGGTTACTCCGTGGACAAGCTGTACGAATTGACGAAGATTGATCGATTTTTCCTGGAGAAAATGAAGCGAATCATTGACTACACAACCTTCCTGGAGCGGCAGTCGAGCTCAAGTCTCAACGGGGAGATGTTGATGAAGGGAAAGAAGATGGGATTCTCCGATAAGCAAATAGCCAAGGCGATCAAGAGTACGGAGCTGGCTGTCCGGAAGTTGCGGAGTGAGAAGAACATTGTGCcattttgcaaacaaatcGACACGGTGGCTGGAGAGTGGCCAGCAGCCACCAATTATCTCTACTTGACGTACCACGGCATGGAAGCTGATCTGGAATTCCCTGGAGGATACACAATTGTCGTGGGATCGGGAGTTTATCGAATTGGGAGCTCTGTGGAGTTTGATTGGTGCGCTGTGAACTGCCTGATGGAGTTGCGAAAGATGAATGTGAAGACAATCATGATAAACTATAATCCCGAAACTGTGAGCACGGACTACGATATGTGTGATCGACTCTACTTTGAGGAGATCACCTTTGAAGTTGTCATGAATATCTATGAGATGGAACAACCTTATGGGATAATTCTTTGCATGGGTGGGCAACAGCCTAATAATATCGCCATGAATTTGTTTTTAGCTCATGCAAGAATCCTTGGAACTTGTccagagaaaattgataaagcaGAGAATCGTTTTAAATTCTCCCGGGCGTTGGATACGAAGGGAATCCTTCAGCCACGTTGGAAGGAGTTGACAAATTTCGATGAAGCTTTGGAGTTTTGCAAAGAAGTTGGATATCCTTGCTTGGTGAGACCGTCTTATGTCCTTTCGGGAGCTGCAATGAATGTTGCTCATTCGGACAAAGATCTCGAGGCGTACCTCAGTGCTGCATCGGAGGTTAACAAAGATCATCCCGTTGTGATCTCCAAGTTCATCATGGAGGCCAAGGAGATTGATGTGGATGCAGTGGCACGTGATGGGGGGATTCTCTGTTTAGCCATTTCGGAGCACGTTGAGAATGCGGGCGTTCATTCGGGGGATGCCACCCTCGTGACACCGCCGCAGGATATTAATGATGAAACTCTCGCAAAAATCCGGGAGATTGCGAATGACATTGCAAAACTTCTGGATGTGTCTGGGCCGATGAATATGCAGCTGATTGCAAAGAATAATGAACTGAAGGTGATTGAATGCAATGTTCGTGTTTCACGATCATTCCCATTTGTCTCAAAGACACTCGGgcataatttcattgaaacgGCAACAAAGGTGATCATGAATAAACTTGTAAGTCCGGTTGACGTTGTTAGAGGATCCGTGAAAATCGGCGTGAAAGTTCCGCAATTTAGTTTTTCTCGTCTTGCGGGGGCTGATGTGATGCTTGGTGTTGAGATGGCGTCAACCGGGGAGGTGGCATGCTTTGGGGATAATCGTTATGAGGCCTACCTAAAAGGGATGCTCTCAACTGGCTTTAAAATCCCCAAGAAAGCCATTCTCTTGAGCATTGGAAGACACAGG cACAAAATGGAGTTACTCCCATCGGTTAAGACGCTCCAAGAAATGGGCTATAAGTTGTATGCCTCAATGGATTCTGCAGATTTCTATTCACAGCAGGGTATTAAG ATCAATCCCGTTCGATGGGAATTTGATTCAGTGGCTTCATGCAGTGAGCAAAAGTCTGATGTGGATGAAATTAAGGAATTATCAGACTTCTTATCAAGTGAGAATTTTGATTTGGTTATAAATATTCCAATGAGTGGTGGTGGAGCACGTCGTGTGTCCTCATTCATAACACACGGCTACAGAACACGTCGTTTAGCTGTTGATCATTCAGTTCCTCTAATAACGGATGTAAAATGTGCCAAAATGTTCATTGAGGCATTAAGACAGTGTGGTGGGCAGGCTCCACTACTCAGGCATCATACAGATTGTCTCAATAAGCTCCGTCAGCTGCCTGGTTTCATTGATGTGCACACGCACGTGCGTGAGCCGGGAAATACAAATAAGGAGGACTACAGGACGTGCACAGCTGCTGCTCTTGCCGGAGGTATAACAATGATCCTCGCCATGCCAAATACAAATCCCTGTGTGACTGATAAGAAAAGCTTTGAGATGGTAAAAGATTTGGCAAAAGCCAATGCAAGGTGCGACTATGCGATCTTCGTGGGAGCCtcactaaataattttgatacaATCAGTGAATTTAGTTCAGAA GCGGCTGCTTTGAAGATGTACCTCAATGAAACGTCCACGAATTTAATGCTAAAGGACATGATTGAATGGCATGAATATGCAAAGAAGTGGCCTAAGAATGCTCCTTTGGTGATTCACGGAGGAATAATGGCCGTTGGAACGATGATCTTTCTCTCAAGTATTGTTGATCGTCCCATACATATATGTCACGTGGCGCGTAAGGAGGAGATTCACTTGATACGTGTTGCCAAGGAGAAGGGTTTAAAGGTCACGTGTGAGGTGTGTCCGCACCATTTATTCCTTTCGCGCGAAGATATTCCGCGAATTGGTGAGAAATTATCCGAAGTACGTCCTGTGTTGTGTAGCAAGGAAGATCAGCGGGCTCTCTGGGATAATCTCGATGTGATTGATATCTTTGCCACGGATCATGCACCGCATACGTATGAGGAGAAGACACGATCAGAGAATGGTCTTCCCGGATTTCCCATTCTCGAGACAATCCTCCCCCTTTTGCTGAATGCCGTCTCCGAAGGACGCCTCACATTGGAGGATATTGTGAAGCGTTTCCACCTCAACCCGAAGAAGATCTTCAACTTACCCGATCAGCCAAATACGTACGTTGAGGTGGACATGGATGAAACGTGGGAAATTCCCAAATTCACGAAATACTGCAAATCTCAATGGACACCATTCCATGGGATGAAGATTCGCGGGAAGGTGCATCGTGTTGTGCTGCGCGGGGAGGAAGTTTTTGTGGATGATGAGGTACTAGCAAAGCCGGGATTTGGTCAAAATGTTCGTGAAAATGCACCAAAAGGCTGTTTGGTGGATGTTGAGGCAGTTGAACCTTTGGgtgattcaaaattaattgatgagTCAACACCTATTCCGGCTAAGCGGAAGTCTCGCTTTGGATTTTCCTGCTGTATGGGAACAGATGTCtaa